From the genome of Streptomyces sp. NBC_01317, one region includes:
- a CDS encoding YbjN domain-containing protein, whose protein sequence is MADAPRTPSETHASQVIEQLLGGADLAWERPEPGTYVVTLPGTRKLSTTCSLRVGRHALSVNAFVIRHPDENDEAVHRWLLERNLKLYGVSYAIDSLGDIYLAGKIPLAAVTEDEIDRLLGSVLEAADGSFNTLLELGFASAIRKEYAWRVSRGESTRNLDAFTHLTER, encoded by the coding sequence ATGGCTGACGCACCGCGGACCCCGTCCGAGACCCACGCCTCCCAGGTCATCGAGCAGCTGCTCGGAGGCGCGGACCTGGCGTGGGAGCGCCCCGAGCCCGGGACGTACGTCGTCACCCTCCCCGGCACCCGGAAGCTCTCCACCACCTGCTCCCTGCGCGTCGGCCGGCACGCCCTCTCCGTCAACGCCTTTGTGATCCGGCACCCGGACGAGAACGACGAGGCGGTCCACCGCTGGCTGCTGGAGCGCAATCTCAAGCTGTACGGGGTGAGTTACGCGATCGACAGCCTCGGCGACATCTACCTGGCCGGGAAGATCCCGCTCGCGGCGGTCACCGAGGACGAGATCGACCGGCTGCTCGGGTCGGTCCTGGAGGCGGCGGACGGCTCGTTCAACACCCTGCTGGAGCTGGGTTTCGCGAGCGCGATCCGCAAGGAGTACGCGTGGCGGGTGTCGCGGGGGGAGTCCACGCGGAACCTGGACGCGTTCACCCATCTGACCGAGCGATAA
- a CDS encoding glycosyl hydrolase family 28-related protein, which produces MKDGQDGQGGRDGRGGQAGQGALGRRALLRSAVVVAAGVTATGAGLGTAAAAGRRPPTPRTSPLWREFTRSPYTHPQIPYVGKAGRRAGATRLPRLPVVADVKKYGARGDGSVDDAPAINRALAAAGARGGGTVTIPPGTYRIDDVIRIGHSGVVLRGAGSGRTKLLATRNLTEIIGRYGSRYGGDKSSWSWAGGLIWLCPQERWASLTAAIKAQAWPFEGWTGNKRDEWRTLTAVAPARRGDRTVTVEDASAFERGQLVLLQLADDTDHSLLQHMAGGGPGPAAYDWPAMTKLTSYVPYEWPVRIVSVRGHRLTLERPLPLDVRPEWDPKFTTLVTPLTNSGVEGLTLEAVETPQSPHLLDKGYNGVAFQCAYDCWADDIVVRHVDNGFGLVAASACTLRRTRVAGRGSHHPYFCREGSHDNLIEDFVIERRTVPAPAGTQLHGINTEGLSSYNVWSRGLMEMGTFDTHRGMPFASVRTEITVENNGRHGGDAIAGPLYGARFAHWNVTVTNGRAGLVKIDEIAPYSVTAGISEVREFDQIDVPDFTGELHARLEAYGTPEELRPRNLYEAQRYLG; this is translated from the coding sequence ATGAAGGACGGCCAGGACGGTCAGGGTGGACGGGACGGTCGGGGTGGCCAGGCCGGTCAAGGCGCCCTCGGCAGAAGGGCGCTGCTCAGGAGCGCCGTCGTTGTCGCCGCCGGAGTGACGGCGACCGGCGCCGGCCTCGGCACCGCGGCGGCCGCTGGGCGCAGGCCGCCCACGCCCCGCACCTCCCCGCTCTGGCGGGAGTTCACCAGGTCGCCGTACACCCACCCGCAGATCCCGTACGTCGGGAAGGCCGGCCGCCGCGCCGGCGCCACCCGGCTCCCCCGCCTCCCCGTCGTGGCCGACGTGAAGAAGTACGGCGCCCGGGGCGACGGCTCCGTGGACGACGCCCCCGCGATCAACCGTGCCCTCGCCGCTGCCGGAGCGCGTGGCGGGGGCACGGTCACCATCCCGCCCGGCACGTACCGCATCGACGACGTCATCCGGATCGGCCACAGCGGCGTGGTCCTGCGCGGCGCCGGCAGCGGCCGTACGAAACTCCTCGCGACCCGGAACCTCACCGAGATCATCGGCAGGTACGGCAGCCGGTACGGCGGCGACAAGTCCAGCTGGTCGTGGGCCGGCGGCCTCATCTGGCTGTGCCCGCAGGAGCGTTGGGCCTCCCTCACCGCTGCGATCAAGGCGCAGGCGTGGCCCTTCGAGGGCTGGACCGGCAACAAGCGCGACGAGTGGCGCACCCTCACTGCCGTCGCCCCCGCCCGGCGCGGCGACCGGACGGTGACCGTCGAGGACGCGTCGGCCTTCGAACGCGGGCAGCTGGTCCTGCTCCAACTCGCCGACGACACCGACCACTCGCTCCTCCAGCACATGGCGGGCGGCGGACCGGGACCGGCGGCCTACGACTGGCCCGCGATGACCAAGCTGACGTCGTACGTGCCGTACGAGTGGCCGGTACGGATCGTCTCCGTACGGGGCCACCGGCTCACCCTGGAAAGGCCGTTGCCGCTCGACGTACGCCCCGAGTGGGACCCGAAGTTCACCACGCTCGTCACCCCGCTCACCAACTCCGGTGTGGAGGGCCTGACTTTGGAAGCCGTGGAGACCCCGCAGTCCCCGCACCTGCTCGACAAGGGGTACAACGGCGTTGCGTTCCAGTGCGCTTACGACTGCTGGGCCGACGACATCGTCGTACGCCACGTCGACAACGGCTTCGGCCTCGTCGCCGCGTCGGCGTGCACCCTGCGCCGTACGCGCGTCGCGGGGCGCGGCTCCCACCACCCGTACTTCTGCCGCGAGGGTTCGCACGACAACCTCATCGAGGACTTCGTGATCGAGCGGCGTACGGTCCCGGCGCCCGCGGGCACGCAGCTGCACGGCATCAACACCGAGGGCCTGTCGAGCTACAACGTCTGGTCGCGCGGCCTGATGGAGATGGGCACGTTCGACACGCACCGGGGGATGCCCTTCGCGAGCGTACGGACCGAGATCACGGTCGAGAACAACGGCCGGCACGGCGGCGACGCGATCGCGGGCCCGCTGTACGGGGCGCGCTTCGCGCACTGGAACGTCACCGTCACCAACGGGCGCGCGGGCCTCGTCAAGATCGACGAGATCGCTCCGTACAGCGTGACGGCGGGGATCAGCGAGGTGCGGGAGTTCGACCAGATCGACGTACCGGACTTCACGGGCGAACTGCACGCGCGGCTGGAGGCGTACGGGACGCCGGAGGAGCTGAGGCCGCGCAACCTGTACGAGGCGCAGCGGTACCTGGGGTGA
- a CDS encoding MFS transporter, with the protein MNDKGDISPGGAGDTGPGGDSTTGPGGDSTTGPGSDGGTPHQASHQAPRQTLALAAMLFAVSMTFIDQTIVAIAAPDIIHELGLTASGMQWVINAYLLTLAAFFALGGRLADIFGHRRIMVIGTLVFVISSILCGAVPKGDFAEEWLIIFRATQGAGAALLFPAALAVVITVFPVERRGRALAVFFGLSGGLTAIGPILGGALTDWTWRAIFWINVPVAVIALALAARAHIPRTGRREPLDVPGAVLVAAGMGLSVAGLQQAATWGWGSGATWGCIVGGLAILVVFCLYQPRIPDPLVKLQVFKDRAFTVDAVVLFFAMIAFVPVFFFASVYAQVSLSASPNQAGLYLLYFFIGFALASQWGGRILDHRGARPAIKIGTLLGTVGFALWASKLTDLSMHDQWPYVALAGAGIGFLLSPASTDAVNRSIGASYGEVTGVLQTLRNYAASVGLAVFGTILTHVTTDRVADTLQARGVSHNAAHTAGHTIAESVTGAADSRAPAGTGPAAQAARDAIGAIRLDFAEANRVVFYGMAGALAVAFVCAQFHPGTRVTGEGVPGSGKKDLRTGSGGSS; encoded by the coding sequence ATGAACGACAAAGGGGATATCTCTCCAGGTGGCGCGGGAGACACGGGCCCCGGCGGGGACTCGACCACAGGCCCCGGCGGCGACTCGACTACGGGCCCCGGCTCCGACGGTGGCACCCCCCACCAGGCGTCCCACCAGGCCCCCCGCCAAACCCTCGCCCTGGCCGCGATGCTCTTCGCCGTCTCGATGACGTTCATCGACCAGACGATCGTGGCCATCGCCGCGCCCGACATCATCCACGAACTGGGACTCACCGCCTCCGGCATGCAGTGGGTGATCAACGCCTACCTGCTCACCCTCGCCGCGTTCTTCGCCCTCGGCGGGCGGCTCGCCGACATCTTCGGCCACCGCCGGATCATGGTGATCGGCACCCTCGTCTTCGTGATCTCCTCCATCCTCTGCGGCGCCGTCCCCAAGGGGGACTTCGCGGAGGAGTGGCTGATCATCTTCCGTGCCACCCAGGGCGCGGGCGCGGCGCTGCTCTTCCCCGCCGCCCTCGCCGTGGTCATCACGGTGTTCCCGGTGGAACGGCGCGGCAGGGCCCTCGCGGTGTTCTTCGGCCTGTCGGGCGGCCTCACCGCCATCGGCCCGATCCTCGGCGGCGCGCTCACCGACTGGACGTGGCGGGCGATCTTCTGGATCAACGTCCCGGTCGCCGTGATCGCCCTCGCCCTGGCGGCGCGCGCCCACATCCCCCGTACCGGCCGCAGGGAGCCCCTCGACGTACCGGGCGCGGTGCTGGTCGCGGCCGGCATGGGCCTGAGCGTGGCGGGTCTCCAGCAGGCGGCCACGTGGGGCTGGGGTTCCGGGGCGACCTGGGGCTGCATCGTGGGCGGGCTGGCGATCCTGGTGGTGTTCTGCCTCTACCAGCCGCGGATCCCCGACCCGCTCGTGAAGCTCCAGGTCTTCAAGGACCGGGCGTTCACCGTCGACGCGGTGGTGCTGTTCTTCGCGATGATCGCGTTTGTCCCCGTCTTCTTCTTCGCTTCTGTGTACGCGCAGGTCTCGCTGAGCGCCTCACCGAACCAGGCCGGCCTCTACCTCCTCTACTTCTTCATCGGCTTCGCCCTCGCCTCCCAATGGGGCGGCCGGATCCTGGACCACCGGGGCGCGCGCCCGGCGATCAAGATCGGAACCCTTCTGGGCACGGTCGGATTCGCCTTGTGGGCAAGCAAGTTGACCGACCTCTCGATGCACGACCAGTGGCCGTACGTAGCCCTCGCCGGCGCCGGCATCGGCTTCCTGCTCTCCCCGGCCTCGACCGACGCGGTGAACCGCTCGATCGGCGCGTCGTACGGCGAGGTCACCGGCGTACTCCAGACCCTGCGCAACTACGCGGCCAGCGTGGGCCTGGCGGTGTTCGGCACGATCCTCACCCACGTGACGACGGACCGCGTGGCGGACACCCTCCAGGCGCGGGGGGTCTCGCACAACGCCGCGCACACAGCGGGTCACACCATCGCGGAATCCGTCACGGGCGCCGCAGACTCCCGCGCACCGGCGGGCACCGGCCCGGCCGCCCAGGCGGCGCGGGACGCGATCGGCGCGATCAGGCTGGACTTCGCGGAGGCGAACAGGGTGGTGTTCTACGGGATGGCGGGAGCGCTGGCGGTGGCGTTCGTGTGCGCGCAGTTCCATCCGGGGACGCGGGTGACGGGGGAGGGGGTGCCGGGATCCGGCAAGAAGGATCTCCGGACCGGGTCCGGTGGATCTTCGTGA
- a CDS encoding ArsR/SmtB family transcription factor, whose amino-acid sequence MVSDEQRRVLDPEQDAAALKALTHPLRIRLLGLLRQDGPATASELAVKTGESSASTSYHLRVLAKYDFVAEAAHRDGRERRWRAVHSVTSWNNKAMTASPDSRAFVNFSRRRQIEHLEVSVDRHEADIAEGRLGEEWLEPSGLVDLMPRLTPESAGELWAVFHRTLDELAARDEGDPRAEQVVLVMAALPLAAKGEGEAR is encoded by the coding sequence ATGGTCAGCGACGAGCAGCGGCGGGTCCTCGACCCCGAACAGGACGCGGCGGCCCTCAAGGCCCTCACCCACCCCCTCCGGATCAGGCTCCTCGGCCTGCTGCGGCAGGACGGTCCGGCCACCGCGAGCGAACTCGCGGTCAAGACAGGGGAGTCGTCCGCCTCCACCAGCTACCACCTGCGGGTCCTCGCGAAGTACGACTTCGTCGCGGAGGCCGCGCACCGCGACGGGCGGGAGCGGCGCTGGCGGGCGGTGCACTCCGTGACCTCGTGGAACAACAAGGCGATGACGGCGTCCCCGGACAGCCGGGCCTTCGTCAACTTCTCCCGCAGGCGCCAGATCGAGCACCTGGAGGTCTCCGTCGACCGGCACGAGGCGGACATCGCGGAGGGGCGGCTGGGTGAGGAGTGGCTGGAGCCGTCGGGCCTGGTCGACCTGATGCCTCGTCTGACGCCCGAATCGGCAGGGGAGTTGTGGGCGGTGTTCCACCGCACGCTGGACGAGCTGGCCGCCCGCGACGAGGGGGACCCGCGCGCCGAACAGGTCGTCCTGGTGATGGCGGCGCTGCCGCTGGCGGCGAAGGGGGAGGGGGAAGCGCGGTGA
- a CDS encoding MFS transporter, which yields MTAPRTPAPSPPHIPVPPHTARRRFVTVSVLYWLPVGLTIAPLILLFTERGMALTAIAGFFAAHSLTAAALELPTGGLSDVIGRRTVLAAAGLLGLAAFTLQGLGTTAWVLALGMALMGAGRALSSGPAEAWYVDTVQAHSGPEAELRTGLARAGTATSAALAAGTLLGGGLPWLLGLGPGLGPGPGPDLGARLSEATSGLVLPLSVPPLLAAVLEIVFVVYVLTALPEPPRPRATLRAVLRGIPVTVVDGLRLGGRDSVVRRILLSAGAAGAALAVLELLTPGRAAGLTGAAESGAVVFAGLACAGFVCSALGNHLAPLAARAAGGGERAVLLSLGSGAAGLLLLGATATGAGPVALVGGATGFGLVYLGLGAAGPNENDLLHRRVTGTGRATALSVQSLALQLVAALTGLVISALPRGPAAWLVGGGVLLGGGLLWAGGSSRAPNRRKVAEAAK from the coding sequence GTGACGGCGCCCCGTACACCCGCGCCCTCCCCGCCCCACATACCCGTCCCACCCCACACCGCCCGCCGCCGCTTCGTCACCGTCTCGGTGCTCTACTGGCTGCCGGTGGGCCTGACCATCGCCCCGCTGATCCTTCTTTTCACCGAGCGCGGCATGGCCCTCACCGCCATCGCCGGCTTCTTCGCCGCGCACTCGCTCACCGCCGCCGCCCTCGAACTGCCCACCGGCGGACTGTCCGATGTCATCGGCCGCCGTACGGTCCTGGCCGCCGCCGGCCTGCTGGGCCTGGCCGCCTTCACCCTGCAAGGGCTGGGCACCACCGCCTGGGTGCTCGCGCTCGGCATGGCGCTGATGGGCGCGGGCCGCGCGTTGTCGAGCGGACCGGCCGAGGCCTGGTACGTCGACACCGTCCAGGCGCACTCGGGTCCCGAGGCGGAACTCCGTACCGGCCTCGCCCGCGCCGGTACGGCGACCTCCGCCGCGCTCGCCGCCGGCACCCTCCTCGGCGGCGGCCTGCCGTGGCTGCTCGGCCTGGGCCCCGGCCTGGGCCCCGGCCCGGGCCCTGACCTCGGGGCGAGGCTGAGCGAGGCCACCTCGGGCCTCGTACTCCCGCTCTCCGTACCGCCGTTGCTGGCCGCCGTCCTGGAGATCGTCTTTGTGGTGTACGTCCTGACGGCCCTGCCGGAACCCCCCCGGCCACGCGCCACCCTGCGCGCCGTCCTGCGCGGCATACCCGTCACGGTCGTGGACGGGCTGCGGCTGGGCGGCAGGGACTCCGTGGTCCGGCGGATCCTCCTGAGCGCGGGGGCGGCGGGCGCCGCGCTGGCCGTACTCGAACTGCTCACCCCCGGCCGGGCCGCCGGCCTCACCGGCGCGGCGGAGTCGGGTGCGGTGGTCTTCGCGGGCCTGGCCTGCGCCGGCTTCGTCTGCTCGGCCCTGGGCAACCACCTCGCCCCGCTCGCGGCCCGCGCGGCGGGCGGCGGCGAACGCGCGGTCCTGCTGAGCCTCGGATCCGGCGCGGCGGGACTGCTCCTGCTGGGGGCCACGGCGACGGGCGCGGGCCCGGTGGCGCTGGTGGGCGGGGCGACGGGTTTCGGCCTGGTCTACCTGGGACTGGGCGCGGCGGGCCCGAACGAGAACGACCTGCTGCACCGCCGCGTCACGGGCACGGGCCGCGCCACCGCGTTGTCGGTCCAGTCGCTGGCGCTCCAACTGGTGGCGGCGCTGACGGGTTTGGTGATCAGCGCGCTGCCGAGGGGTCCGGCGGCGTGGTTGGTGGGGGGAGGCGTGCTGCTGGGAGGGGGACTGCTGTGGGCGGGCGGTTCGAGCCGGGCACCGAACAGGCGGAAGGTCGCAGAAGCAGCGAAGTGA
- a CDS encoding polysaccharide lyase family 7 protein yields MKLRSRLLALATAGGIAATLSILGSGSASAANPAVAPGGNFNLSVWQLQEPVGSPGSPTTISSSRLQGANGYQDSYFYTDTRDGAMTFWAPEKGVTTPNSNYARSELREMNSNGSAADWSLSGSHKLSATLRVVSVTSNVAVGQIHLGSGGTSTKPLVELYYRSSGDIVAGIENSPDGGQTPHTVGHVSIGKTWTYSIAVSGGNTIDLTVNGSTTHYPIPSSFKPYKQYFKAGSYNQSSSDSTTKGARVAFYGLTVSHS; encoded by the coding sequence ATGAAGCTACGTTCCCGACTCCTCGCGCTGGCCACCGCCGGCGGTATCGCCGCCACGCTCAGCATCCTGGGCAGTGGCAGCGCCAGCGCCGCCAACCCGGCCGTCGCGCCCGGTGGCAACTTCAACCTGTCGGTGTGGCAGCTCCAGGAGCCGGTGGGTTCGCCCGGTTCGCCGACCACCATCTCGTCGTCCCGTCTCCAGGGCGCCAACGGCTACCAGGACTCGTACTTCTACACCGACACCCGCGACGGCGCGATGACGTTCTGGGCTCCGGAGAAGGGCGTCACCACGCCCAACTCCAACTACGCCCGCTCCGAGCTGCGTGAGATGAACTCCAACGGCAGCGCCGCCGACTGGTCCCTCAGCGGCAGCCACAAGCTGAGCGCGACCCTGCGCGTCGTGTCGGTCACCTCGAACGTCGCCGTCGGGCAGATCCACCTCGGGTCAGGCGGTACGTCCACCAAGCCGCTCGTCGAGCTGTACTACCGGTCGAGCGGCGACATCGTCGCCGGTATCGAGAACTCCCCGGACGGCGGCCAGACCCCCCACACCGTGGGCCACGTGTCGATCGGCAAGACCTGGACGTACTCGATCGCCGTCTCCGGCGGCAACACGATCGACCTGACGGTCAACGGCAGCACGACGCACTACCCGATCCCGTCGTCCTTCAAGCCGTACAAGCAGTACTTCAAGGCCGGCTCGTACAACCAGTCGTCCTCCGACAGCACCACGAAGGGTGCCCGTGTCGCCTTCTACGGGCTGACGGTCTCCCACAGCTGA
- a CDS encoding pyridoxamine 5'-phosphate oxidase family protein: METSGIVRRQTAERVRDTLARLVAERDVWVSTAHPDHGPHQVPLWFLWDGRAVWMCTSATSATARNIRTEPRVRLALADTFDVVLLQGEAECFPDHEIPASAAEAFAGKFVWDPRAEKDSFLYVRVVPRTVRAWRGEPELRGRVVMRDGVWLE, encoded by the coding sequence ATGGAAACCTCGGGAATCGTTCGTCGTCAGACAGCGGAGCGGGTGCGCGACACTCTGGCGCGGCTCGTTGCCGAGCGGGATGTTTGGGTGTCGACAGCTCACCCTGATCACGGGCCGCACCAGGTGCCGTTGTGGTTCCTGTGGGATGGGCGAGCGGTGTGGATGTGCACTAGCGCCACCTCCGCAACTGCTCGGAACATCCGCACAGAGCCGCGCGTGCGTCTTGCGCTGGCTGACACCTTCGATGTCGTACTCCTCCAGGGCGAGGCCGAGTGCTTCCCCGACCACGAGATACCCGCGAGCGCGGCAGAAGCGTTCGCTGGCAAGTTCGTGTGGGATCCGCGCGCGGAGAAGGATTCCTTTCTGTACGTACGTGTCGTCCCGAGGACCGTGCGCGCTTGGCGTGGCGAGCCGGAACTGCGCGGGAGAGTCGTCATGCGCGACGGAGTGTGGCTGGAGTAG
- a CDS encoding epoxide hydrolase family protein, protein MSNSQKTPRTDADPLLKVSDADLADLRARLRATRWARPWPVAGWQAGTDAGELRRLVDYWASGYDWRRYEAAINALPSRFADVDGTRVHYLRFDAEREGALPLVLTNGWPSTFYELVDLARRLSTPSRYGGDPQDAFTVIVPSIPGFTFSPKFPSLDPPPQTHELWHRLMHDELGFERYGAHGGDLGAGITALLAQAHPESVVGIHLLDVVTTPPDPGEELTDEERAYLTAFGAWGQAEGAFAHQQRTRPLTLAQGLSDSPSGLLAWMLEKYRAWSDCGGDLSTRFSDDYLLTQASLYWFTNTISTSFTPYYERGQGMVPKLERVEVPTALALFPADLGVVAPRAFVERKYHLTRYTHLPRGGHFPAHEEPELLAGDIAAFFGEVE, encoded by the coding sequence GTGTCGAACTCACAGAAGACCCCAAGAACAGATGCCGATCCCCTGCTGAAGGTGTCGGACGCCGACCTCGCCGACCTGCGAGCCCGTCTGCGCGCGACGAGGTGGGCGAGGCCGTGGCCGGTCGCCGGCTGGCAGGCGGGCACCGACGCGGGGGAGCTGAGGCGGCTGGTCGACTACTGGGCGTCGGGCTACGACTGGCGCCGATACGAGGCCGCCATCAACGCGCTGCCGTCGCGGTTCGCCGATGTGGACGGCACGCGCGTGCACTACCTGCGCTTCGACGCGGAGCGGGAGGGAGCGCTGCCGCTGGTCCTGACCAATGGCTGGCCGAGCACGTTCTACGAGCTGGTCGACCTGGCGCGACGGCTCTCGACACCGTCGCGGTACGGCGGTGACCCGCAGGACGCGTTCACGGTGATCGTGCCGTCGATACCTGGGTTCACCTTCTCCCCCAAGTTCCCGAGCCTGGACCCGCCGCCCCAGACGCACGAACTGTGGCACCGGCTCATGCACGACGAACTGGGCTTTGAACGGTACGGCGCACACGGTGGCGATCTCGGCGCGGGGATCACGGCCCTGCTGGCCCAGGCGCACCCCGAGTCGGTGGTCGGCATCCACCTCCTGGACGTGGTGACCACACCACCCGACCCGGGCGAGGAGCTGACGGACGAGGAGCGCGCGTACCTGACCGCCTTCGGCGCCTGGGGCCAGGCGGAGGGCGCATTCGCCCACCAGCAGCGGACTCGCCCGCTCACCCTGGCCCAGGGCCTGAGCGACTCACCTTCGGGCCTGCTCGCGTGGATGCTGGAGAAGTACCGGGCCTGGAGCGACTGCGGCGGGGACCTGTCCACTCGCTTCAGCGACGACTACCTGCTGACGCAGGCGTCGCTGTACTGGTTCACGAACACGATCTCGACGTCGTTCACGCCGTACTACGAGCGAGGCCAGGGCATGGTCCCCAAGCTGGAGCGGGTGGAAGTGCCGACGGCACTGGCGCTGTTCCCGGCGGACCTGGGCGTGGTCGCACCACGCGCGTTCGTGGAACGCAAATACCACCTGACCCGGTATACGCACCTGCCGCGAGGCGGCCATTTCCCGGCGCACGAGGAACCGGAACTGCTGGCGGGGGACATTGCGGCGTTCTTCGGGGAGGTGGAGTAG
- a CDS encoding CGNR zinc finger domain-containing protein yields the protein MDDVVVDLGVVEQFLNTLDRRTFSWHGEKFVPSDALTSVDALSAWLEARGLATAGQELRPSDLTAAVTLRDALRETITDGSNGDGDGNGSNGDGDGGDGTAVAQALAAFPLRLAPDPSTGRLRIAAASGVAGLDAIVETVASSVAGGGWSRMKLCSSADCRRAFYDTSRNGGGRWCTMKACGNRNKTRAYRSRQAG from the coding sequence GTGGATGATGTCGTCGTAGATCTGGGTGTGGTCGAACAGTTCCTCAACACGCTCGACCGGAGGACCTTCAGCTGGCACGGGGAGAAATTTGTCCCCAGCGACGCTCTGACCTCGGTCGACGCTCTGTCCGCGTGGCTGGAGGCCCGCGGCCTGGCCACCGCCGGGCAGGAACTCCGCCCGTCCGACCTCACCGCCGCCGTCACCCTGCGTGATGCTCTGCGAGAGACGATCACCGACGGCAGCAACGGCGACGGCGACGGCAACGGCAGCAACGGCGACGGTGACGGCGGCGACGGTACGGCGGTCGCCCAGGCCCTCGCCGCCTTCCCCCTCCGCCTGGCCCCCGACCCGTCCACCGGCCGGCTGCGCATCGCCGCCGCCAGCGGCGTGGCCGGGCTCGACGCCATCGTCGAGACGGTGGCGTCGAGTGTGGCCGGGGGCGGCTGGAGCCGTATGAAACTGTGCTCCTCGGCGGACTGCCGCCGGGCCTTCTACGACACCTCACGCAACGGCGGCGGTCGCTGGTGCACGATGAAGGCGTGCGGCAACCGGAACAAGACCCGCGCCTACCGCAGCCGCCAAGCGGGCTGA
- a CDS encoding alpha-amylase family protein has translation MRLTRTSDLWWKDAVVYCLDVETYQDSDGDGCGDFAGLTQRIDHLDRLGVTCVWLMPFYPTRERDDGYDITDFYGVDPRLGTLGDFTEFVRTARDRGIRVIADLVVNHTSEHHPWFEDARSSRDSAYRDWYVWRDEPPEDGPHDVVFPDAETSVWEYDEGTEQYYMHRFYKQQPDLNVANPEVRDEIARIMGFWTQLGLSGFRVDAVPFLLETDGQPDELPDPHEYLADLRAFLGRRDGESILLGEVNLPYEDTARFFGEPGTSRGDELTMCFDFIGMQQMYLSMARGDATPLARALRDRPEPPRDAHWATFVRNHDELTLDKLSDDERAEVFAAFGPEKDMQLYDRGLRRRLPPMVDGDRRRTELAYSLLFSLPGTPVLFYGEEIGMGENLAAEGRQAVRTPMQWTADDKAGFSTAEPADYPNPLVEGEFGPAKVNVHDQRQDSGSQLACVRRLVECYRESPELAWGAHEILAAGDDAVLAHLSTTGDGAVLALHNFADRRVKVVTEASRLAAGTLLTDLLGEDDVTVGEEDGKVRVELEPYGYRWLRVSTPLDDPARATAD, from the coding sequence ATGAGGCTCACCCGTACCTCCGACCTGTGGTGGAAGGACGCGGTCGTCTACTGCCTGGACGTCGAGACGTACCAGGACAGCGACGGCGACGGCTGCGGCGACTTCGCCGGACTCACCCAGCGCATCGACCACTTGGACCGGCTCGGGGTGACCTGCGTCTGGCTGATGCCGTTCTATCCGACGCGCGAGCGCGACGACGGTTACGACATCACCGACTTCTACGGCGTGGACCCGAGGCTCGGCACACTCGGGGACTTCACCGAGTTCGTCCGTACCGCGCGCGACCGTGGCATCCGCGTCATCGCCGACCTGGTCGTCAACCACACCTCGGAGCACCACCCTTGGTTCGAGGACGCCCGGTCGAGCCGTGACTCCGCTTACCGCGACTGGTACGTCTGGCGCGACGAGCCCCCCGAGGACGGCCCGCACGATGTCGTCTTCCCGGACGCCGAGACGAGCGTCTGGGAGTACGACGAGGGCACCGAGCAGTACTACATGCACCGCTTCTACAAGCAGCAGCCGGACCTCAACGTCGCCAACCCGGAGGTACGGGACGAGATCGCCCGCATCATGGGCTTCTGGACCCAACTCGGCCTGTCCGGCTTCCGGGTGGACGCCGTGCCGTTCCTGCTGGAGACCGACGGACAGCCCGACGAACTGCCCGACCCGCACGAGTACCTCGCCGACCTGCGGGCCTTCCTCGGCCGCCGGGACGGTGAGTCGATCCTGCTGGGCGAGGTGAACCTGCCGTACGAGGACACCGCGCGCTTCTTCGGTGAGCCGGGCACCTCGCGCGGCGACGAACTCACCATGTGCTTCGACTTCATCGGCATGCAGCAGATGTACCTGTCGATGGCGCGCGGCGACGCGACCCCGCTGGCGCGAGCACTGCGGGACCGGCCCGAGCCTCCGAGGGACGCCCACTGGGCGACGTTCGTCCGCAACCACGACGAACTGACCCTCGACAAGCTCTCGGACGACGAACGGGCGGAAGTCTTCGCCGCGTTTGGACCCGAGAAGGACATGCAGCTGTACGACCGGGGTCTGCGCCGCAGGCTCCCGCCGATGGTCGACGGCGACCGCCGCCGTACGGAGTTGGCGTACAGCCTGCTCTTCAGCCTCCCCGGCACGCCGGTCCTCTTCTACGGTGAGGAGATCGGCATGGGCGAGAACCTCGCCGCCGAGGGCCGGCAGGCGGTCCGTACCCCCATGCAGTGGACGGCGGACGACAAGGCCGGCTTCTCCACGGCGGAACCGGCCGACTACCCCAACCCGCTGGTGGAGGGGGAGTTCGGGCCGGCGAAGGTCAATGTGCACGACCAGCGCCAGGACTCCGGCTCCCAACTGGCCTGCGTGCGGCGGCTGGTGGAGTGCTACCGCGAGAGCCCCGAACTGGCCTGGGGCGCCCACGAGATACTCGCGGCGGGTGACGACGCGGTACTGGCACATCTCTCCACCACCGGGGACGGGGCGGTCCTGGCCCTGCACAACTTCGCTGACCGCCGGGTGAAGGTGGTGACCGAGGCATCGCGCCTGGCGGCCGGGACACTCCTCACCGATCTGCTCGGGGAGGACGACGTCACGGTGGGCGAGGAGGACGGGAAGGTCAGGGTCGAGCTGGAACCGTACGGCTACCGGTGGCTGCGGGTGAGCACGCCGCTGGATGATCCGGCGCGGGCCACGGCGGACTGA